In Cheilinus undulatus linkage group 16, ASM1832078v1, whole genome shotgun sequence, one DNA window encodes the following:
- the brd2a gene encoding bromodomain-containing protein 2a isoform X1, producing the protein MDMAVNPPIDSSLGGVEIGIMGITTMEQNSGTAGKRIRKPSLLYEGFESPGMPSINQMAHIGPPQPPVKDPSRQGRMTNQLQFLQKVLLKSLWRHHFAWPFHEPVDAVKLNLPDYHKIIKTPMDMGTIKKRLENNYYRCASECMQDFNTMFTNCYIYNKPTDDIVLMAQSLEKAFLQKVAQMPQEEEELPPPPPRSKPGKPGRKGRVNAISGGVTTAHQVPAVSQSAYSPPTPETPDSILSTPPQTLLTKSLPPPFTTEQSIPTITSHPPTQPTTKKKGVKRKADTTTPTTVAMPIMNTMGVSGISLGMGGGHNSPLTLTSLGVDHNQSLGMNQGLSLSQGMGMGMGMGMGIGMGMGMSCGPVMMGTKASAGARRGVSGRPIKPPKKDLPDSLAPPPVRRSKLGPQLRYCNGVLKELLSKKHAAYAWPFYKPVDASTLGLHDYHDIIKQPMDLSTIKRKMDSREYRDSQQFAADVRLMFSNCYKYNPPDHDVVAMARKLQDVFEFCFAKMPDEPPAPPSSSSSSSSSSSSSESELSSESEESESSPSSDSEEERANRLAELQEQLKAVHEQLTALSQGPIVKPKKKKEKKDKKKKKKVEKEKHRRIEEDLPPIKPAKTPKMSKTPKSKTNKGPTCPVMPIKKAPSKKNNKSKSKKTSMTFSMPQTALEPLVSHFDSDEEEETAPMSYDEKRQLSLDINKLPGEKLGRVVYIIQSREPSLRDTNPEEIEIDFETLKPSTLRELERYVMTCLRKKPRKPYASKNNIAGKSREEIALEKQLELERRLMDVSGQLNSGKKPPKTKPEKPTTEQHTQPSRLSASSSSSDSSSSSSSSSSSDTSDSDSG; encoded by the exons ATGGATATGGCAGTTAACCCGCCAATTGACAG CTCCCTTGGTGGGGTTGAGATTGGCATAATGGGCATCACAACGATGGAACAGAATTCTGGCACAGCTGGAAAGCGGATCAGAAAACCTTCGCTGCTTTATGAGGGTTTTGAGAGCCCTGGGATGCCCTCCATTAATCAGATGGCACACATAGGACCCCCTCAGCCCCCAGTGAAGGATCCGAGCCGTCAAGGAAGGATGACCAACCAGCTTCAGTTCTTGCAGAAAGTTCTTCTCAAGTCGTTGTGGAGGCACCACTTTGCCTGGCCCTTCCATGAACCTGTAGATGCAGTCAAACTCAATCTGCCC GACTATCATAAGATCATCAAAACTCCAATGGACATGGGCACAATAAAGAAAAGACTGGAAAATAATTACTACCGCTGTGCCAGCGAGTGCATGCAGGACTTCAACACCATGTTCACAAACTGCTACATTTATAACAAG CCTACAGATGACATTGTACTCATGGCTCAGTCACTGGAGAAGGCATTCCTGCAGAAAGTGGCCCAGATGCctcaggaggaggaagagctgCCTCCTCCCCCTCCACGGAGTAAACCTGGCAAACCTGGAAGAAAAGGAAGAGTTAATGCAA TCTCTGGAGGAGTGACTACAGCTCATCAGGTCCCAGCTGTCTCCCAGTCGGCCTACTCGCCTCCCACCCCAGAAACCCCGGACTCAATCCTCTCCACCCCTCCACAGACACTTTTGACCAAGAGCCTGCCTCCTCCTTTTACAACTGAACAAAGCATCCCTACCATTACAAGTCATCCTCCCACACAGCCCACCACTAAG aaaaaaggtgtgaaaagaaaagcagacaCAACGACACCAACCACAGTCGCCATGCCCATCATGAACACCATGGGCGTCAGCGGCATCAGTCTGGGAATGGGCGGTGGGCACAACTCCCCCCTCACCCTCACTTCTCTTGGAGTGGACCACAACCAAAGCCTGGGAATGAACCAAGGCCTCAGTCTCAGCCAGGGAATGGGTATGGGTATGGGCATGGGCATGGGCATTGGCATGGGTATGGGTATGAGCTGTGGACCAGTGATGATGGGAACCAAAGCATCAGCCGGGGCCAGGAGAGGAGTAAGTGGACGACCCATTAAGCCTCCTAAAAAGGATTTACCTGATTCCCTGGCTCCACCACCAGTGCGCCGCAGCAAGCTAGGCCCCCAGTTGCGTTACTGCAATGGAGTCCTAAAGGAACTGCTGTCAAAGAAGCATGCAGCGTACGCCTGGCCGTTCTACAAACCTGTTGATGCTTCTACACTTGGGCTCCACGATTACCATGACATCATAAAACAGCCAATGGACCTCAGTACCATTAAG CGCAAGATGGACAGCAGAGAGTATCGTGACTCCCAACAGTTTGCTGCTGATGTTCGACTGATGTTTTCCAACTGCTACAAGTACAACCCTCCAGATCATGATGTGGTGGCCATGGCCAGGAAACTGCAG GATGTCTTTGAATTCTGCTTTGCAAAGATGCCAGATGAGCCTCCAGCACCCCCTAgctcctcatcttcctcctcctcctcttcatcatcatcagagaGTGAGCTCAGCAGTGAAAGTGAGGAGAGTGAGAGCAGCCCAAGCTCTGACTCTGAAGAGGAGAGGGCAAACCGACTGGCAGAGCTGCAGGAACAG CTAAAAGCTGTGCATGAGCAGCTCACTGCACTCTCCCAAGGCCCCATTGTCAAacccaagaagaagaaagagaaaaaagacaagaaaaagaagaaaaaggttgagaaagagAAGCATCGGAGGATTGAGGAAGATTTACCACCTATTAAACCTGCGAAGACCCCTAAGATGTCCAAAACTCCTAAATCCAAGACCAACAAGGGACCGACCTGCCCTGTAATGCCAATTAAGAAAGCACCgagcaagaaaaacaacaagagcAA ATCCAAAAAGACCAGCATGACATTTAGCATGCCTCAGACGGCTCTTGAACCCTTAGTAAGTCattttgactctgatgaagaggaggagacagcCCCCATGTCGTATGACGAGAAGCGCCAACTCAGCCTGGACATCAACAAGCTGCCCGGTGAGAAACTGGGCCGCGTTGTCTACATCATCCAGTCCCGCGAGCCGTCGCTCAGGGACACCAACCCAGAGGAGATTGAGATAGACTTTGAGACCCTGAAGCCGTCCACACTGCGGGAGCTTGAGAGATATGTCATGACATGTTTGAGGAAGAAACCCCGGAAACCTTACG CAAGTAAAAACAACATTGCTGGCAAGTCCCGGGAAGAGATCGCTTTGGAGAAACAACTTGAGCTGGAGAGAAGGCTGATGGACGTTAGTGGTCAGCTCAATTCTGGAAAGAAACCACCCAAGACCAAAC CAGAGAAACCAACAACAGAGCAGCACACGCAGCCGTCACGTCTCAGTGCCAGTAGCTCCTCCTCGgactcctcttcatcctcctcctcgtcctcatCTTCAGACACAAGTGACTCAGACTCAGGCTGA
- the brd2a gene encoding bromodomain-containing protein 2a isoform X2, producing MDMAVNPPIDSSLGGVEIGIMGITTMEQNSGTAGKRIRKPSLLYEGFESPGMPSINQMAHIGPPQPPVKDPSRQGRMTNQLQFLQKVLLKSLWRHHFAWPFHEPVDAVKLNLPDYHKIIKTPMDMGTIKKRLENNYYRCASECMQDFNTMFTNCYIYNKPTDDIVLMAQSLEKAFLQKVAQMPQEEEELPPPPPRSKPGKPGRKGRVNAISGGVTTAHQVPAVSQSAYSPPTPETPDSILSTPPQTLLTKSLPPPFTTEQSIPTITSHPPTQPTTKKKGVKRKADTTTPTTVAMPIMNTMGVSGISLGMGGGHNSPLTLTSLGVDHNQSLGMNQGLSLSQGMGMGMGMGMGIGMGMGMSCGPVMMGTKASAGARRGVSGRPIKPPKKDLPDSLAPPPVRRSKLGPQLRYCNGVLKELLSKKHAAYAWPFYKPVDASTLGLHDYHDIIKQPMDLSTIKRKMDSREYRDSQQFAADVRLMFSNCYKYNPPDHDVVAMARKLQDVFEFCFAKMPDEPPAPPSSSSSSSSSSSSSESELSSESEESESSPSSDSEEERANRLAELQEQLKAVHEQLTALSQGPIVKPKKKKEKKDKKKKKKVEKEKHRRIEEDLPPIKPAKTPKMSKTPKSKTNKGPTCPVMPIKKAPSKKNNKSKSKKTSMTFSMPQTALEPLVSHFDSDEEEETAPMSYDEKRQLSLDINKLPGEKLGRVVYIIQSREPSLRDTNPEEIEIDFETLKPSTLRELERYVMTCLRKKPRKPYASKNNIAGKSREEIALEKQLELERRLMDVSGQLNSGKKPPKTKQKPTTEQHTQPSRLSASSSSSDSSSSSSSSSSSDTSDSDSG from the exons ATGGATATGGCAGTTAACCCGCCAATTGACAG CTCCCTTGGTGGGGTTGAGATTGGCATAATGGGCATCACAACGATGGAACAGAATTCTGGCACAGCTGGAAAGCGGATCAGAAAACCTTCGCTGCTTTATGAGGGTTTTGAGAGCCCTGGGATGCCCTCCATTAATCAGATGGCACACATAGGACCCCCTCAGCCCCCAGTGAAGGATCCGAGCCGTCAAGGAAGGATGACCAACCAGCTTCAGTTCTTGCAGAAAGTTCTTCTCAAGTCGTTGTGGAGGCACCACTTTGCCTGGCCCTTCCATGAACCTGTAGATGCAGTCAAACTCAATCTGCCC GACTATCATAAGATCATCAAAACTCCAATGGACATGGGCACAATAAAGAAAAGACTGGAAAATAATTACTACCGCTGTGCCAGCGAGTGCATGCAGGACTTCAACACCATGTTCACAAACTGCTACATTTATAACAAG CCTACAGATGACATTGTACTCATGGCTCAGTCACTGGAGAAGGCATTCCTGCAGAAAGTGGCCCAGATGCctcaggaggaggaagagctgCCTCCTCCCCCTCCACGGAGTAAACCTGGCAAACCTGGAAGAAAAGGAAGAGTTAATGCAA TCTCTGGAGGAGTGACTACAGCTCATCAGGTCCCAGCTGTCTCCCAGTCGGCCTACTCGCCTCCCACCCCAGAAACCCCGGACTCAATCCTCTCCACCCCTCCACAGACACTTTTGACCAAGAGCCTGCCTCCTCCTTTTACAACTGAACAAAGCATCCCTACCATTACAAGTCATCCTCCCACACAGCCCACCACTAAG aaaaaaggtgtgaaaagaaaagcagacaCAACGACACCAACCACAGTCGCCATGCCCATCATGAACACCATGGGCGTCAGCGGCATCAGTCTGGGAATGGGCGGTGGGCACAACTCCCCCCTCACCCTCACTTCTCTTGGAGTGGACCACAACCAAAGCCTGGGAATGAACCAAGGCCTCAGTCTCAGCCAGGGAATGGGTATGGGTATGGGCATGGGCATGGGCATTGGCATGGGTATGGGTATGAGCTGTGGACCAGTGATGATGGGAACCAAAGCATCAGCCGGGGCCAGGAGAGGAGTAAGTGGACGACCCATTAAGCCTCCTAAAAAGGATTTACCTGATTCCCTGGCTCCACCACCAGTGCGCCGCAGCAAGCTAGGCCCCCAGTTGCGTTACTGCAATGGAGTCCTAAAGGAACTGCTGTCAAAGAAGCATGCAGCGTACGCCTGGCCGTTCTACAAACCTGTTGATGCTTCTACACTTGGGCTCCACGATTACCATGACATCATAAAACAGCCAATGGACCTCAGTACCATTAAG CGCAAGATGGACAGCAGAGAGTATCGTGACTCCCAACAGTTTGCTGCTGATGTTCGACTGATGTTTTCCAACTGCTACAAGTACAACCCTCCAGATCATGATGTGGTGGCCATGGCCAGGAAACTGCAG GATGTCTTTGAATTCTGCTTTGCAAAGATGCCAGATGAGCCTCCAGCACCCCCTAgctcctcatcttcctcctcctcctcttcatcatcatcagagaGTGAGCTCAGCAGTGAAAGTGAGGAGAGTGAGAGCAGCCCAAGCTCTGACTCTGAAGAGGAGAGGGCAAACCGACTGGCAGAGCTGCAGGAACAG CTAAAAGCTGTGCATGAGCAGCTCACTGCACTCTCCCAAGGCCCCATTGTCAAacccaagaagaagaaagagaaaaaagacaagaaaaagaagaaaaaggttgagaaagagAAGCATCGGAGGATTGAGGAAGATTTACCACCTATTAAACCTGCGAAGACCCCTAAGATGTCCAAAACTCCTAAATCCAAGACCAACAAGGGACCGACCTGCCCTGTAATGCCAATTAAGAAAGCACCgagcaagaaaaacaacaagagcAA ATCCAAAAAGACCAGCATGACATTTAGCATGCCTCAGACGGCTCTTGAACCCTTAGTAAGTCattttgactctgatgaagaggaggagacagcCCCCATGTCGTATGACGAGAAGCGCCAACTCAGCCTGGACATCAACAAGCTGCCCGGTGAGAAACTGGGCCGCGTTGTCTACATCATCCAGTCCCGCGAGCCGTCGCTCAGGGACACCAACCCAGAGGAGATTGAGATAGACTTTGAGACCCTGAAGCCGTCCACACTGCGGGAGCTTGAGAGATATGTCATGACATGTTTGAGGAAGAAACCCCGGAAACCTTACG CAAGTAAAAACAACATTGCTGGCAAGTCCCGGGAAGAGATCGCTTTGGAGAAACAACTTGAGCTGGAGAGAAGGCTGATGGACGTTAGTGGTCAGCTCAATTCTGGAAAGAAACCACCCAAGACCAAAC AGAAACCAACAACAGAGCAGCACACGCAGCCGTCACGTCTCAGTGCCAGTAGCTCCTCCTCGgactcctcttcatcctcctcctcgtcctcatCTTCAGACACAAGTGACTCAGACTCAGGCTGA